One segment of Panicum virgatum strain AP13 chromosome 1K, P.virgatum_v5, whole genome shotgun sequence DNA contains the following:
- the LOC120705860 gene encoding taxadiene 5-alpha hydroxylase-like has protein sequence MDLSLVLALVAVALSVLFLLVTRARKPRHRGKLPPGSLGLPVIGQSLGLLRAMRANTSEQWIQDRVDRYGPVSKLSLFGTPTVLLTGPAANKFLFFNAALASQQPRTVQRIVGERNILELMGADHKRIRGALLEFLKPDMLRLYVGKIDGEVRRHLDENWAGSRTVTVMPLMKKLTFDIISLLLFGLERGTVRDALAGDFKHIMDGTWAVVPWDLPLTAFRRSLKASASARRVIAGIIRETKAKLERGEASRSSDLIACLLSLTDDSGARLLSDKEIVDNAVVSFIAGHDTSSILLTFLIRQLANDPDTLTAMVHEHEEIAKSKGDGEALTWEDLAKMKFTWRAGQEMLRLVPPVFGTFRRATQDIEFEGYVIPKGWQLLWTAAATHMDGSIFPEPDKFNPSRFENQSVAPPCSFVAFGAGPRICIGMEFTRIETLVALHYLVRRFRWKLCCKENTFVRDPAPSPLHGLPIELEHKAASP, from the exons ATGGATCTCTCCCTTGTCCTCgcgctcgtcgccgtcgccttaTCCGTTCTCTTCCTTCTCGTAACGAGGGCCAGGAAGCCACGGCACCGGGGCAAGCTGCCTCCGGGCTCCCTAGGCCTGCCGGTGATCGGCCAGAGCCTCGGTCTCCTCCGCGCCATGCGCGCCAACACCTCCGAGCAGTGGATTCAGGACCGCGTCGACCGGTACGGCCCGGTGTCCAAGCTGTCGCTCTTCGGCACCCCCACGGTGCTGCTCACGGGGCCCGCGGCCAACAAGTTCCTCTTCTTCAACGCCGCGCTGGCGTCGCAGCAGCCCCGGACCGTGCAGCGGATAGTCGGGGAGAGGAACATCCTCGAGCTCATGGGCGCCGACCACAAGCGCATCCGCGGCGCGCTCCTCGAGTTCCTCAAGCCGGACATGCTCAGGCTGTACGTGGGCAAGATCGACGGCGAGGTGCGCCGCCACCTCGACGAGAACTGGGCCGGCAGCCGGACCGTCACGGTCATGCCCCTCATGAAGAAGCTCACGTTCGACATCATCTCCCTGCTGCTCttcggcctcgagcgaggcaccGTCCGGGACGCCCTCGCCGGCGACTTCAAGCACATCATGGACGGCACATGGGCCGTCGTCCCCTGGGACCTGCCGCTCACGGCGTTCCGCCGGAGCCTGAAGGCCAGCGCCAGTGCTCGCCGGGTGATCGCCGGGATCATACGGGAGACGAAGGCCAAGCTGGAGCGGGGCGAGGCCTCCCGGAGCAGCGACCTCATCGCGTGTCTGCTCAGCTTGACCGACGACAGCGGCGCGCGGCTGCTGAGCGACAAGGAGATCGTGGACAACGCCGTGGTCTCCTTCATCGCCGGCCACGACACGTCCTCCATCCTTCTCACCTTCCTGATCCGCCAGCTCGCCAACGATCCAGACACGCTCACCGCCATGGTCCACG AGCACGAGGAGATCGCCAAGAgcaagggcgacggcgaggcacTGACCTGGGAGGACCTGGCGAAGATGAAGTTCACGTGGCGCGCCGGGCAGGAGATGCTCCGCCTGGTGCCGCCGGTCTTCGGCACCTTCAGGAGAGCGACCCAAGACATCGAGTTCGAGGGCTACGTCATCCCCAAAGGGTGGCAGCTGCTCTGGACGGCGGCCGCGACGCACATGGACGGGAGCATCTTCCCCGAGCCGGACAAATTCAACCCATCCCGGTTCGAGAACCAGTCGGTGGCGCCGCCGTGCTCATTCGTCGCCTTCGGCGCCGGCCCGAGGATCTGCATCGGCATGGAGTTCACCAGGATCGAGACGCTGGTGGCGTTGCATTACCTGGTGAGGCGCTTCAGGTGGAAGCTCTGCTGCAAGGAGAACACCTTCGTCAGGGaccccgcgccgtcgccgctgcacgGCCTGCCGATAGAACTTGAGCACAAGGCAGCATCGCCATGA
- the LOC120654980 gene encoding SKP1-like protein 1A, with product MASADEKKVRLRSKDGEVFDVQEKAIGAFSVTITGMIDEGRTDHDGVVELPNVSAATLSRVLEYVVRHFDADDSYPSSSFNPSDDDPLARFDEDLVSVDNDSLFDLLEAANFLNIVKLLDLTCKAVAEQMRGRTADEIREKFHIVNDYTKEEEDVRRENSWAFDETMDYS from the coding sequence ATGGCGTCCGCCGATGAGAAGAAAGTTCGCCTCCGCAGCAAGGACGGCGAGGTCTTCGACGTTCAGGAGAAGGCCATCGGCGCCTTCTCGGTCACGATCACGGGCATGATCGACGAGGGGCGTACTGACCACGACGGCGTCGTCGAGCTCCCGAACGTCTCCGCCGCCACGCTCTCCCGCGTCCTCGAGTACGTCGTGAGGCACttcgacgccgacgactcctaCCCCTCCTCCTCTTTCAACCCCAGCGACGACGACCCCCTCGCCCGCTTCGACGAGGACCTCGTCAGCGTTGACAACGACAGCCTCTTCGACCTCTTGGAGGCGGCCAACTTCCTCAACATCGTCAAGCTGCTGGACCTGACGTgcaaggcggtggcggagcaGATGAGAGGGAGGACGGCCGACGAGATCCGCGAGAAGTTCCACATCGTCAACGACTAcaccaaggaggaggaggatgtccGCAGGGAGAACTCGTGGGCGTTCGATGAAACCATGGACTATAGTTAA
- the LOC120654985 gene encoding glutathione S-transferase T3-like, producing MENVWQGMGNSSQPIGEVNYTPGIDIGEVYMPTEQQLNNLPPDGSENMNTAMPAQPSAPEARRKGTSKRLKNFSTKEDESLCSAYINVSKDPIVGTNQPIRSYWGRIKAYFEEDSERTRSQSSLQHRWADIQKDTSRFCGFYSEIERKNQSGKSDGDKVKDALQMYEGIVGTTFKFIHCWFILRNEMKWNEWLATTSASNEEPAVQPVEENVDPTLPPRIDRPNGRDNAKKARNSTSSSSAACFEVLQKMSMDRSAYEEWVQTASEEEAKEIASRSERKLTIQEEQLQIQKAQVEVQKEMLQLQKEDREERIMTMGVEKMQSKQTSS from the exons ATGGAGAACGTGTGGCAAGGAATGGGTAATTCCTCTCAACCAATTGGTGAGGTTAATTACACCCCTGGCATCGACATAGGTGAAGTCTACATGCCCACTGAACAGCAACTTAACAACCTCCCTCCAGAT GGGTCCGAGAACATGAACACTGCCATGCCAGCTCAACCTAGCGCCCCCGAAGCACGCAGGAAAGGAACTTCCAAACGTTTGAAGAACTTCTCAACAAAGGAGGATGAATCCTTATGCTCAGCGTACATTAATGTGAGCAAGGATCCTATTGTGGGAACCAACCAGCCAATCCGATCCTATTGGGGAAGGATAAAAGCTTACTTCGAAGAAGATAGTGAACGTACCAGGTCCCAGTCTTCCCTGCAGCATAGGTGGGCTGATATCCAAAAGGATACTTCAAGATTTTGTGGGTTTTACTCTGAGATTGAACGGAAAAACCAGAGTGGCAAGAGCGATGGTGACAAG GTGAAAGACGCTCTCCAGATGTATGAGGGAATTGTCGGTACCACTTTCAAGTTCATTCATTGTTGGTTTATATTACGCAATGAGATGAAGTGGAACGAGTGGCTCGCTACAACCTCTGCAAGCAATGAGGAGCCGGCTGTCCAACCTGTGGAGGAAAATGTAGACCCAACGCTTCCTCCTCGAATTGATAGGCCAAATGGAAGAGACAATGCCAAGAAGGCGCGCAACAGCACCTCTTCCTCATCTGCAGCTTGCTTTGAAGTCCTGCAAAAGATGTCCATGGATCGGAGCGCTTATGAAGAATGGGTTCAGACTGCAAGCGAAGAGGAGGCTAAAGAAATCGCTTCTCGCTCTGAACGCAAACTCACTATACAGGAAGAGCAACTACAAATCCAGAAAGCCCAAGTGGAGGTACAAAAAGAGATGCTCCAACTGCAGAAGGAAGATCGGGAAGAACGGATCATGACCATGGGTGTCGAGAAGATGCAAAGCAAG CAAACTTCAAGCTAA
- the LOC120705877 gene encoding uncharacterized protein LOC120705877 produces the protein MVRPDGRRAARGGGQPVAARRRRLVAARRARADKRPGAGGGWPGVAAGALEGGGCQGREPATSGRWSRIVGPPCRSAGDALRVHLGAFQHPSRGLRDSGGGSLPAETSLLPPMPPQRLPIRLSGPWRSRSIAPWRQCVAGMQAAGKAATTYRLWQDGADADSTKSASTVVICPNQKMDALFSFN, from the exons atggtgcgtccagacgggcggcgcgcggcgcgcggcggtgggcaGCCGGTCGCGGCCAGGCGTAGGAGGCTGGTTGCGGCCAGACGTGCGCGGGCGGACAAGCGGCCAGGTGCAGGCGGGGGATGGCCAGGCGTGGCGGCGGGCGCCCTAGAAGGCGGAGGCTGCCAGGGGCGGGAGCCGGCGACCAGCGGCCGGTGGTCAAGGATTGTTGGGCCACCGTGTCGCTCCGCCGGTGATGCCCTGCGCGTGCATCTCGGTGCCTTCCAGCACCCGAGCCGTGGTCTGcgggacagcggcggcggcagcctcccCGCCGAGACCTCCCTGCTGCCGCCGATGCCTCCCCAGCGGCTGCCGATTCGTCTCTCCGGTCCGTGGAGGAGCCGCAGCATAGCCCCATGGCGACAGTGTGTGGCAGGGATGCAAGCCGCCGGCAAGGCGGCAACCACCTACAGGTTGTGGCAGGATGGAGCAGATGCCGACTCCACCAAATCAGCGTCGACTGTAGTTATTTGTCCTAATCAGAAAATG GATGCACTGTTTTCATTCAACTGA